A single Ziziphus jujuba cultivar Dongzao chromosome 11, ASM3175591v1 DNA region contains:
- the LOC107422453 gene encoding VQ motif-containing protein 4, translating into MEFMSKPQEKENPSPTNSPNSNGGTNSVSSSNSNGVQIPTPPLTPKPTPRSDSNPYPTTFVQADTSSFKHVVQMLTGSSETLKQTSKPTGHSHHQHHHNHHHHQQDPQNSTKNYNIPPIRTAPKKQGFKLYERRNNLKNNLMINTLVPNFGPNNNNSGFSPRNKPEILSPSILDFPSLTLSPVTPLNNNNEDPFDKSSSSPSLGNSSSEEERAIAEKGFYLHPSPRTTTPRESQPQLLPLFPVTSPRVSSGSSS; encoded by the coding sequence ATGGAATTCATGTCAAAACCTCAAGAGAAGGAAAACCCATCTCCTACAAACTCTCCAAACAGCAATGGAGGCACGAACAGTGTGAGCAGTAGCAACAGCAATGGCGTCCAGATTCCAACTCCTCCTCTCACACCAAAACCCACACCCAGATCTGATTCCAATCCATACCCAACAACCTTTGTTCAGGCAGACACTTCCAGCTTCAAACACGTTGTCCAAATGCTCACCGGCTCATCGGAAACCCTGAAGCAGACATCCAAACCAACCGGACATAGTCATCATCAGCATCaccataatcatcatcatcatcaacaagaTCCACAAAATTCGACCAAGAACTACAACATACCTCCAATCAGAACGGCACCGAAGAAACAGGGTTTCAAGCTGTATGAAAGAAGGAACAACCTCAAGAACAACCTCATGATTAACACTTTGGTCCCCAATTTTGGTccgaataataataattctggGTTCTCCCCGCGCAATAAGCCGGAGATCTTGTCGCCGAGCATTCTAGATTTCCCATCGCTGACTCTGAGCCCGGTGACGCCTTTGAACAACAACAACGAAGACCCATTTGACAAGTCGTCGTCTTCGCCTTCGTTAGGCAATTCGTCGTCGGAGGAAGAGAGAGCGATCGCAGAAAAGGGATTTTATTTGCACCCATCGCCGAGAACGACGACTCCGAGAGAATCTCAACCACAGCTTTTGCCTCTGTTTCCTGTCACTTCGCCTAGAGTATCTTCTGGGTCTTCttcttga